A genome region from Syntrophorhabdaceae bacterium includes the following:
- the gltX gene encoding glutamate--tRNA ligase: protein GRAYRCYCREEELERKRKEALHKGEPPRYDGTCRDLSPEARKQIEDEGRPFVLRFKASAKPVHWMDRICGDFHFPHHAVDDFILLKQSGIPSYNFAAAVDDVEMGITHVIRGADHIPNTPKQIMLIEAFGRIPPQYAHHSLLLGNDRKPLSKRHGVTSVRDFREMGVLGIALVNYLGVLGRGIPQGILSGDELTATFSLSSFSPSDTIFDIDKLIWFNKEYLRSIDPEEIINRLGLKADCRDKVLVLRENASTLEEMKEYLRIFEDAAVNDEGRAYLSQVGPLDSFAQELRDLLTESNIMAFDELIRAMEGSARFKRKELFMVLRILFTGRKSGPPLKDIFHLIPKDIIIERIDRYLTDGNGKGIKG, encoded by the coding sequence AAGGTCGCGCCTACAGGTGCTATTGCCGCGAGGAAGAGCTCGAAAGAAAGCGAAAGGAGGCCCTGCACAAGGGAGAGCCGCCGAGGTATGACGGGACATGCAGGGACCTGTCACCTGAAGCCAGGAAGCAGATTGAGGACGAAGGAAGACCCTTTGTTTTACGGTTCAAGGCATCTGCCAAACCCGTCCACTGGATGGACAGGATATGTGGCGATTTTCATTTTCCGCACCATGCCGTAGATGATTTTATCCTCCTCAAACAATCAGGGATCCCATCATATAATTTTGCCGCTGCCGTGGATGATGTTGAGATGGGTATTACCCACGTTATCAGGGGGGCCGATCACATACCGAACACCCCCAAACAGATCATGCTCATCGAAGCCTTTGGCAGGATACCCCCTCAATATGCCCACCATTCGCTGCTTCTGGGGAATGACCGAAAACCTTTAAGCAAGAGACATGGTGTAACGAGTGTGCGTGATTTCCGCGAGATGGGAGTTCTCGGCATTGCACTGGTGAATTACCTCGGTGTCCTGGGAAGAGGCATTCCACAGGGAATCTTAAGCGGGGACGAGCTCACGGCAACATTTTCCCTGTCATCTTTTTCACCGTCCGACACTATTTTTGATATTGATAAACTGATCTGGTTCAACAAGGAATACCTGAGGAGCATCGACCCTGAAGAGATCATCAACAGGCTCGGCCTGAAGGCTGATTGCAGAGACAAGGTGTTGGTTTTGCGGGAAAACGCTTCAACGCTGGAGGAGATGAAAGAGTATCTCCGTATCTTTGAGGATGCCGCCGTGAACGATGAAGGCCGCGCATACCTGTCACAGGTCGGGCCGCTGGATAGTTTCGCGCAGGAATTGAGGGACCTGCTCACCGAAAGCAACATAATGGCCTTCGATGAATTGATCAGGGCCATGGAAGGCAGTGCACGATTCAAGAGGAAAGAACTCTTTATGGTCTTGCGGATACTCTTCACGGGCAGAAAGAGCGGCCCTCCCCTGAAGGATATATTCCATCTGATCCCAAAAGATATTATAATAGAGAGGATCGATCGTTACCTTACAGATGGAAACGGCAAGGGCAT